The Pseudoalteromonas sp. N1230-9 genome segment TTCTAAATTTAATCTTGGTTGGAGCGTGTTATTGGGGGTTACGTCGCTGGCGAATGGCGCTTAAAACACCGATGCTGGAAGATACAAGGATTAAGAAGCAAGCTCAATTGAGTGAAGGTGAGCCAGAAAAGCCTCGTAAATCAATAACACCAAAGCTTTTGCCCCATCAAGATTTGAACATTCTGTATGGTGTTCCTACCAATTATAACCATTTATTTTCGTTATTTTTTTGGAAAACTCCTTTTCCTGAAAACTTGGATGTCGATAATTATTTTAAATTAGTGATTGCTAAAGGATTTGGTGAGCTGGTTAATCGCTCTGTTAAGTTGCTCCCTTCAGGGGGAATTGCAGTCACATTGAATAGCGTCCCTGCGACTGAGGTTGATAAATACACTAAGCGATTGCATCAAGTTATCTACCAAGCATGTCTTAATTATCGCAGTGACTTGTCCCGCAGTGATGTAAAAATCGGGGTATGTAATTACCGTACAGGCGCAGATCAAGCGGTTGTTTATCAATTGACTAAATCGGCTCTTGCGCTAGCAAAACAAAGTGCTTGGCAACATATTCATCGCTTGCCATTTGGGCACACGCAATCGAGTGTGCTCGCTGACAGCAAAGAACACTTATTTGAATATATAAAGAAAAAGCACTTTATGCTTTTTTTCCAACCGTTATTTGATTTGCAGACCGGCGATATCCTTCAGCATGAAGCGTTAATTCGCATTCGTCATAAAAGTCTCGGGCTTTTGGCTGCGCGTCATTTTATCCCGCAGATGAGCAGTAAAAAGGATGTACTTTTACTTGATCAAACGGTTGTTTTGCAGGTAAAAAAAATGCTGTTGAGTGAACGAGGGGCAATGGCTGTTAGCATCAACTTACATGCTCTGAATTGGTTTAACAAAGAGTTTTGGCAGTGGTTGAAAGATGAGATGCGAAGCTGTGATACGGTCAGTAAGCTGCAATTTGAATTAAATGAGGATGATTTTTTAAAGCAGCGCCATCGGTTAGCAGGGCAATTAGATTGTTTGGGAAAATTGTCGGCAGGTGTGGTGATTGATAATGTACGCAGCGCAGAGCATTTACCTCTTTACCGTGAACTTGCTAATTTTTGCGCCATAAAACTTGCGTTTGAGTTAATACACAATATTGATACTAACAAGCAACAGCAAAAGATCGTGAAGCAAATTATTGCAAAAGGGCATGAATTAAGTTGCCCTGTTTATGCCGTGGGTGTTGAGACACAAAATGAGTTAGCAACGCTGAAAAATTTAGGAGTGGTTGCTGCACAAGGGTTTTATTTTGCTGAACCACTGCAAAAGTTGGCGGATATTACCCCATATAGCTGACCGTCGCTAAATTAAGCCCCTGTACTTTAACCCATTTAGACCTTGTAACCCGCCTGTGTGGATGGCGGTTATTACACTTCCAGATGTAAAGTAACCTTGCTCAATTAACTGCCAAATAGCATACATCATTTTTCCACTATAAATAGGCTCAAGGGGAATGTTGTATTGGTGTGTAAAGGTTTGGCAAAAACGCCATAGCTCATCAGAAAACTTGCCATAACCGCCATCATGATAGTCACATAAAAGTTGCCAGTTGTGCTGTTCTTTTGCTTTTTTACTGAGTTGTTTTATTTCTTCGATTAAATAATCAGCTTGTTTAAGGACAGCAATACCTAAAAGGGTTGTTTGATTGCTCGTTCCTTCTATTAATCCTGCTAATGTGCCACCGCTACCAGTTGGGCAAATAATATAGTCACTGGGTGGTAAGCTTTGTGCCAATTCCATACAGCCTTTAATCGCAGCAAGGTTTGTTCCCCCTTCAGGCAAGATGTAAGCATTAGGAAACTGCTTTTGTAGTTCGTCTAAGTAATGGGGGTCATGACGCTGGCGGTAAGTAAGGCGATTGACCGGATGTAGCGTCATACCAAAGCGCTTTGCATTGTTTAGCGTCGGGTTAGCTTCATCAAGTAAGGGGCCACGGATAATACCATGAGTTTTGAAGGCAAATAGTTTTCCTGCGATTGCACTGGCATGGATATGATTTGAGAATGCGCCACCAAAGGTTAACAGCTCTGATTTACCCTGTTGCTGCATTATTTGTAAATTAAATTTAAGTTTTCGCCATTTATTGCCGCTTATTTTGGGGTGGATCAGGTCATCACGTTTGATAAATAACTGTAAGTTATGCGCTTCTAACAGAGGGTGGCAAATGGGTTGAATGGGTGACTCACAACTAATATTCACGATGCTACTTAGATAAAAAATGGGGCTCAATTATAGCAAAATCGTCATATAGATAGAAATTAGTCAATTAAACTAAAATGATTATGTTATTTACTGGCATCAACTAAGGTAATAGTTGTAAACTCAGATAATAATTGAACAAAGCTTGTGTTTTGCCTTGCAAGTACATAGCATAAGAGTTTAATTATAAAAAATAATAATGACCAAATAATTGCCGCTTTTTGGGAATGGAATATATGCGAATAGCTCCTTTATCTCTGTTAATTTCAGTTAGTTTGCTAGCAACGAGTGCATTTGCACAAGATACTGCTACGGTAACTGGGATTGAATCAGAGATCAGTAAAAAACAAGCCGAATACGATAACTCGACCGTAATCCTCGAAAAACACCTAAAAGAAGAAAGTCAGTTACAAAAACAACTCGAATTATTACGCGCACGCTCAACTGAGCTAGACAAAGAAAAAAACCAAGCGCTTGATGCAATGAACGAGATGTACCGTCGACTTATTGATGACCCAACATTAGATATCGGTAATGCGCAAGCACGTTATCAAAAAGCAGTGGTTGATCATAAACAGAACAAAGATGATATTTCGATGCAATTAGCGGCAATTGCTTCACACAGAAAAGATATCGAGCAAATTCGCGTAGCGAAACATACGCAACTAAACACATTAGAAAGCTTAAAAGAGCAGTTGGCTACAGCACGTGTCGAGCGTTTGCGCAATGAGTTTACTCGTGAAGGCACTTTAGAAGTTAATCACACAATTAACTGTAAGCGTACCGAAACACTTGCAGCGTGTGAGCAGCGCGGCCAACAAATGGGCTTACAAAAAGCCACTAAACGTTTTGTGGACCAAATTTTTGCTAATTTAACCGAAGAACGCCTTGTTGAACCAAAGCGTAATCTTGCTGGTGCACAAGTTAAAATTCTTAGCAGTCATGTTGTAAATAGTGCGTTTAGCGGCCAAGGCAATTACAACGTGAACTTAAGTGTAACAATGCGCGGTGACGTAAACAGTAGTCGCTTATGTAGCTTACTGAATTTGGATAATCGTTTTTGTGCTGATTATGGCACGCCGTTGGCTGGCAGCTATCAACCAAACTATACAACGACTTACTCCGATAGTCAGTTAACATTCAGTGACTCTCAGGATAATAGTAAGGTGGTATCGGTTTCTCGTATGAGTGAGGAGCCGGTAAGTGATTATTCTGTAAAAAAGCCAGTAAGGGTTGAACCATTACCTGATCTAAAAAAATCTAAAATGGTTGAATTAACGCTTCGTTCTAATGTCTATGATGATGAAGTATTTATAGATGGCGTCAGTTTTGGTTCTACTAAACTTACAACATCATTACCTGTTGGCTTTCATAATGTAGAAATTCGTAAGCGTGGCTACAAAAGCTATCAAGTTCGCCTAGAACTTAATAAGTCACAAACAATTCATGCCAAGCTAGTAAAAAAGCCTGAGCCAGTTGTTGCAGCTATTACAACCGCTGAGCAACCATCATCAGCACCAGCGGCAAGCATTGTGAATAAAACGAATACGGCGAGTCTCGTTGTCATTCCGGCAGGTAAATTTAAAATGGGCGATATCAACGGCAGTGGTCTTGCCAATGAGCGTCCAGTGGTAGAGAAAACCATTGCTAACTCCTTTGCGATGCAAAGTAAAGAAGTGAGCGTTGGTGAGTATGAACAGTTTGTTGCCAATACAGGTTATAAAACAGAAGCCGAGAAAAATCGTGGCTGTGCTTATTACCTAAATGGTGAACCGGTGTGGGAAGCAACCCTAAACTGGCGTAATCCAGGTTTTGATCAAGACAGTGATTTTCCGGCAGTGTGCTTAACCTACAACGATGCTAAAGCATATGCAGATTGGTTGTCGGGTCAAACTGGCCAGCTATTTCGTTTACCCAATGAGGTTGAATGGGAATACGCTGCACGTGCAGGTAAAGAAACTGAATACCCTTGGGGTAATGAAATTGGTAAAAACCTAGCGAATTGTGGTTGGTGTGGCAGTGAGTGGTCTAACAAAAGTGCTGCGCCAACAGGATCATTTTCTCCTAATGCATTTGGCCTATACGATACTGTAGGTAATGTATGGGAGTGGACAAATAAAAAATCGGAACAGTCTGATGTGGCTGTTCGTGGTGGGGCATGGAATTTCGCACCTAGCTTGGCTCGTGTATCTACGCGTTTAATTTTAGCGCCAGATTTTCGTGCAAACTATATTGGGTTTCGTCTAGTACGCGAACGATAAATTTAATAAGGAAGCAGTGGATGCTTCCTTTTTTAACAAATAAAGAAGGTAGCTGCGCTTTTTCATGGTGAGCATGATAGAGTGAAAGCAGCTAATATAAGAACGTATTTTCAAAGGTCATCCAGCCTCATGTTTAAAAAACTTCGTGGTATTTTTTCAAACGATCTATCGATCGACTTGGGTACAGCCAATACCCTAATCTATGTAAAAGAAGAAGGAATCGTATTAAACGAGCCTTCAGTTGTTGCTATTCGCCAAGAGCGCGCTGGTGGTCCTAAAAGCGTTGCCTCTGTGGGAACAGAAGCTAAGCAAATGCTTGGTCGTACTCCTGGAAATATTAAAGCGATTCGTCCAATGAAAGACGGTGTAATTGCCGATTTTTATGTGACCGAAAAAATGCTTCAGCACTTCATTAAACAAGTACATAACAACAACTTTATGCGTCCAAGCCCGCGTGTACTTATTTGTGTGCCATGCGGTGCAACACAAGTAGAAAAACGCGCCATTCGTGAGTCGGCAATGGGGGCAGGTGCTCGTGAAGTGTATTTAATTGAAGAACCAATGGCTGCGGCAATTGGAGCAGGTTTACCTGTATCTGAAGCAACAGGTTCAATGGTTGTTGATATCGGTGGTGGTACCACTGAAGTGGCTATTATTTCTTTGAATGGTGTGGTGTACTCATCATCTGTACGTATTGGTGGTGATAAGTTTGATGAGGCAATTATCAACTATGTGCGCCGTAACTTCGGTAGCTTAATTGGTGAAGCAACCGCTGAAAATATTAAGCATCAAATTGGCTCTGCATTTAAAACAGATGAACCTGTTGAGATTGAAGTACGAGGCCGTAACCTTGCCGAAGGTGTGCCGCGCTCATTCACGCTTAACTCACATGAAATCTTAGAAGCATTACAAGAACCACTGATGGGAATTGTAAGTGCTGTGATGGTTGCACTTGAGCAGTCTCCACCAGAGCTTGCATCAGATATTTCTGCACATGGCATGGTATTAACCGGCGGTGGTGCATTACTAAAAGATTTAGACCGCTTACTGATGGAAGAGACGGGTATTCCTGTTGTTGTTGCTGATGATCCTCTTACCTGTGTTGCACGTGGTGGCGGCAAGGCACTCGAAATGATTGATATGCACGGTGGTGACGTATTTAGTTACGACTAATGAAGTTAATGTTTGGTCGTACAATCTCTTTGCAACTGCGACTTTTTGTCGCAGTGCTTTTGAGTGTCGTTTTGATTGTGGGTGACCGCTATACACAAGGTGGTACAACTATTCGTACCAGCTTAAATACCCTTGTAAGCCCACTTATCTATCTTGCTAATCTGCCTTATGAACTATTTAGTATAGGTGCAAAAAACCTTCATACACGCGATCAACTTCTTACCGAAAATGAAGCACTTAAAAAGAAGCAGCTACTACAAAGCGAACAACTACAACAGCTAGCCTTTTTAAGTCGTGAAAATGATAAGTTACGTGCTTTATTAGGTTCATCGGCTAAGCAATCTAATCGGAAGATCATTGCGCAAGTATTGTCTGTTCATTCAAACCCATATAGTCACCAAGTTGTGATTAATCGTGGCACAACCGATGGCTTAAGTGAAGGCCAAGCTGTCATCGATGAAATGGGGGTTGTTGGGCAAATCACGCAAGTTGGATCGACAACTTCCCGCGTATTATTAATGACCGACACCACACACGCTACGCCAGTACGTATTTTACGTAACGATGTACGCACAGTGGTTGAAGGCATTGGTAAGATTAATGTCGTAAAGCTTTCACACGTGCCTCATAGCCTTGATGTACGCATAGGTGACATCTTAGTGACCTCTGGGTTAGGAGGAACTTTTCCTGAAGGTTACCCAGTGGCCGTTGTGACAGAAATCAATCGCGATGAAGGTCACCCATTCGCGCAAGTGTATGCTGAGCCTATTGCACAGTTGGACCGTATCCGCTTATTGGTTGTGCTGTGGCGTAACCAGCAGGAGAGCATAAGTAATGAATAGTCGCTATTCCTTGCTAATCGCAATTAGTATCTTCTTTGCACTGGTGATGGCATTGATGCCATTGCCTATTTCATTTGAACCTTATCGACCTGATTGGGTGTTAATGGTGTTGATGTACTGGTCGCTCGCTGTACCACATCGTCTTAATATCGGCACCGCTTGGGTGGTAGGGTTATTAATGGATTTGGCTTCGGGCTCGCCACTTGGCGTGAACTCATTAACTTACTCTGTGTGTATTTTTATCACGGCAAGTAACTTTCAAAAAATTAGAAACTTTTCTCTATGGCAGCAGAGCATATTAGTGGCTCTGTTTTTAACGCTTTACCACCTTATGCAATTTTGGCTTAATCATTTCTTGATGGGGGTCTATTTCAGCCCGCATTACTTATGGCCAGTGCTAACCGGCATGCTTTGTTGGTGGTGGATTTTCTTAATATTGCGTAAATACCGCCGTCATTTCAGGATTAGATAATGCAAACCGCAATTTATTTGGCGTCTGCATCACCGCGTCGAAAAGAGTTACTCAGCCAGCTTGGTATCGAGTTTTCTCAATTTAGCGTTGATGCAGATGAAAGCCAATTCCCGAACGAGTCTCCTCGTGATTATGTTGAGCGTTTAGCGAGACTCAAAGCACAATCCGGTGTCGCAATGGGTTACACAGACCGCCCTGTGCTTGGCAGCGATACCGTGGTAGTGATTGATGACACCGCACTTGGCAAACCGATTGATAAAGCTGACTTTATCGCAACAATGAAGCGCCTATCAGGGCGTACTCATCAAGTGATGACCGCCGTAGCTATTGCTGACAGCCAGCAAGTAAAAAGCTGTCTTGTTGTCACTGATGTGACTTTTAAACAATTAAGCGATGACGAAATCGATGCATATTGGCACTCACAAGAGCCACAGGATAAAGCCGGTGGTTATGGCATACAGGGTCTAGGCGGGCGATTTGTGAGTCATATTTCGGGTAGCTA includes the following:
- a CDS encoding rod shape-determining protein, which encodes MFKKLRGIFSNDLSIDLGTANTLIYVKEEGIVLNEPSVVAIRQERAGGPKSVASVGTEAKQMLGRTPGNIKAIRPMKDGVIADFYVTEKMLQHFIKQVHNNNFMRPSPRVLICVPCGATQVEKRAIRESAMGAGAREVYLIEEPMAAAIGAGLPVSEATGSMVVDIGGGTTEVAIISLNGVVYSSSVRIGGDKFDEAIINYVRRNFGSLIGEATAENIKHQIGSAFKTDEPVEIEVRGRNLAEGVPRSFTLNSHEILEALQEPLMGIVSAVMVALEQSPPELASDISAHGMVLTGGGALLKDLDRLLMEETGIPVVVADDPLTCVARGGGKALEMIDMHGGDVFSYD
- the mreD gene encoding rod shape-determining protein MreD, encoding MNSRYSLLIAISIFFALVMALMPLPISFEPYRPDWVLMVLMYWSLAVPHRLNIGTAWVVGLLMDLASGSPLGVNSLTYSVCIFITASNFQKIRNFSLWQQSILVALFLTLYHLMQFWLNHFLMGVYFSPHYLWPVLTGMLCWWWIFLILRKYRRHFRIR
- a CDS encoding SUMF1/EgtB/PvdO family nonheme iron enzyme, with the protein product MRIAPLSLLISVSLLATSAFAQDTATVTGIESEISKKQAEYDNSTVILEKHLKEESQLQKQLELLRARSTELDKEKNQALDAMNEMYRRLIDDPTLDIGNAQARYQKAVVDHKQNKDDISMQLAAIASHRKDIEQIRVAKHTQLNTLESLKEQLATARVERLRNEFTREGTLEVNHTINCKRTETLAACEQRGQQMGLQKATKRFVDQIFANLTEERLVEPKRNLAGAQVKILSSHVVNSAFSGQGNYNVNLSVTMRGDVNSSRLCSLLNLDNRFCADYGTPLAGSYQPNYTTTYSDSQLTFSDSQDNSKVVSVSRMSEEPVSDYSVKKPVRVEPLPDLKKSKMVELTLRSNVYDDEVFIDGVSFGSTKLTTSLPVGFHNVEIRKRGYKSYQVRLELNKSQTIHAKLVKKPEPVVAAITTAEQPSSAPAASIVNKTNTASLVVIPAGKFKMGDINGSGLANERPVVEKTIANSFAMQSKEVSVGEYEQFVANTGYKTEAEKNRGCAYYLNGEPVWEATLNWRNPGFDQDSDFPAVCLTYNDAKAYADWLSGQTGQLFRLPNEVEWEYAARAGKETEYPWGNEIGKNLANCGWCGSEWSNKSAAPTGSFSPNAFGLYDTVGNVWEWTNKKSEQSDVAVRGGAWNFAPSLARVSTRLILAPDFRANYIGFRLVRER
- a CDS encoding EAL domain-containing protein, whose protein sequence is MAAVFLLLVVFNIFLSDVLHEKVHNSGTELAKQVYDLSLDPVSSHDIIATLVQSQGFVMNTAEVSPSLAKFIDLEQEVFSYKTVSLRLFHWPSWLVESHLFLFLNLILVGACYWGLRRWRMALKTPMLEDTRIKKQAQLSEGEPEKPRKSITPKLLPHQDLNILYGVPTNYNHLFSLFFWKTPFPENLDVDNYFKLVIAKGFGELVNRSVKLLPSGGIAVTLNSVPATEVDKYTKRLHQVIYQACLNYRSDLSRSDVKIGVCNYRTGADQAVVYQLTKSALALAKQSAWQHIHRLPFGHTQSSVLADSKEHLFEYIKKKHFMLFFQPLFDLQTGDILQHEALIRIRHKSLGLLAARHFIPQMSSKKDVLLLDQTVVLQVKKMLLSERGAMAVSINLHALNWFNKEFWQWLKDEMRSCDTVSKLQFELNEDDFLKQRHRLAGQLDCLGKLSAGVVIDNVRSAEHLPLYRELANFCAIKLAFELIHNIDTNKQQQKIVKQIIAKGHELSCPVYAVGVETQNELATLKNLGVVAAQGFYFAEPLQKLADITPYS
- a CDS encoding Maf family protein, with the translated sequence MQTAIYLASASPRRKELLSQLGIEFSQFSVDADESQFPNESPRDYVERLARLKAQSGVAMGYTDRPVLGSDTVVVIDDTALGKPIDKADFIATMKRLSGRTHQVMTAVAIADSQQVKSCLVVTDVTFKQLSDDEIDAYWHSQEPQDKAGGYGIQGLGGRFVSHISGSYFAVVGLPLYETEQLLNEFLRG
- a CDS encoding 1-aminocyclopropane-1-carboxylate deaminase/D-cysteine desulfhydrase; this encodes MNISCESPIQPICHPLLEAHNLQLFIKRDDLIHPKISGNKWRKLKFNLQIMQQQGKSELLTFGGAFSNHIHASAIAGKLFAFKTHGIIRGPLLDEANPTLNNAKRFGMTLHPVNRLTYRQRHDPHYLDELQKQFPNAYILPEGGTNLAAIKGCMELAQSLPPSDYIICPTGSGGTLAGLIEGTSNQTTLLGIAVLKQADYLIEEIKQLSKKAKEQHNWQLLCDYHDGGYGKFSDELWRFCQTFTHQYNIPLEPIYSGKMMYAIWQLIEQGYFTSGSVITAIHTGGLQGLNGLKYRGLI
- the mreC gene encoding rod shape-determining protein MreC, with the protein product MKLMFGRTISLQLRLFVAVLLSVVLIVGDRYTQGGTTIRTSLNTLVSPLIYLANLPYELFSIGAKNLHTRDQLLTENEALKKKQLLQSEQLQQLAFLSRENDKLRALLGSSAKQSNRKIIAQVLSVHSNPYSHQVVINRGTTDGLSEGQAVIDEMGVVGQITQVGSTTSRVLLMTDTTHATPVRILRNDVRTVVEGIGKINVVKLSHVPHSLDVRIGDILVTSGLGGTFPEGYPVAVVTEINRDEGHPFAQVYAEPIAQLDRIRLLVVLWRNQQESISNE